The Acidisoma sp. PAMC 29798 genome has a window encoding:
- a CDS encoding IS6 family transposase has protein sequence MDCVDCGSSAVIERREVTARGYRRYRCRDCGRQFNERSGGVLNRSCLPSDIIAFVVFCRLRYRLTLRDLSEIMALRGIEISHETVRDWEVKLLPIMGDALRKRRHGTRRAAGASWYVDETYLKVRGRWCYLYRAVDRDGNLIDAMLSEHRDMQAAKAFFRSARATMGIRPDRITTDGHGSYPRAIRTVLGKTVQHRTSVYLNNRLEQDHRGIKGRIRCMRGFKNHEAAELFCRAHGELRNLLRHRRRHNQIVSASHRRARFAKATCIALTIMQNA, from the coding sequence ATGGATTGCGTTGACTGTGGCTCGTCGGCGGTGATTGAGCGCCGGGAGGTCACGGCACGAGGCTACCGGCGATACCGGTGCCGCGATTGCGGGCGGCAGTTCAACGAGCGCAGCGGTGGGGTGCTGAACCGCAGTTGCCTGCCGAGCGACATCATCGCCTTCGTGGTGTTCTGCCGGCTGCGCTACCGGCTGACGCTGCGGGACCTGAGCGAGATTATGGCGCTGCGCGGGATCGAGATAAGCCATGAGACCGTCCGCGACTGGGAGGTGAAGCTGTTGCCCATCATGGGTGACGCGCTGCGCAAGCGGCGTCACGGGACCCGTCGCGCAGCCGGCGCCAGCTGGTATGTTGATGAAACCTATCTGAAGGTCCGCGGCCGATGGTGTTACCTCTACAGGGCAGTAGACCGAGACGGTAACCTGATCGACGCGATGCTGAGCGAGCATCGCGACATGCAGGCGGCCAAGGCCTTCTTCCGCTCGGCGCGGGCGACCATGGGCATTCGGCCGGACAGGATCACGACCGACGGTCATGGCTCCTACCCGAGAGCGATCCGAACTGTGCTGGGCAAGACCGTGCAGCACCGGACCAGCGTCTATCTGAATAATCGCCTTGAACAGGACCATCGCGGCATCAAGGGCAGGATCCGATGTATGCGGGGCTTCAAGAACCACGAAGCTGCCGAGCTCTTCTGCCGAGCACACGGGGAACTTCGCAATCTTCTTCGCCATCGTCGCCGTCACAACCAGATCGTCTCCGCCTCTCACCGTCGCGCCCGCTTCGCCAAGGCAACGTGCATTGCGCTCACGATCATGCAGAACGCGTAG
- a CDS encoding NAD-dependent epimerase/dehydratase family protein: MWQPFKYLLENGVNGIRLIEACVRHDVPRIVLSSTTNLFGPPDRIPIDESATISPHSP, from the coding sequence ATGTGGCAGCCCTTCAAATATCTTCTCGAAAACGGAGTCAACGGTATCCGGCTGATCGAGGCCTGCGTCCGTCATGACGTGCCGCGAATCGTTCTGTCGTCGACTACGAATCTGTTCGGCCCGCCCGACCGCATTCCTATCGATGAGAGTGCCACGATCAGCCCGCATTCGCCGTAA
- a CDS encoding NAD-dependent epimerase/dehydratase family protein gives MGEDHDPETHVIPLTIDAVLGRRPPLASFGTDNEMPDGTCIRDYVHVTDLADVHMRVIDQLDHRRVGYNVGTGRGYSVMEIIASVRRIAGRRVPTLLAERRLGDPAILVTGADLLRS, from the coding sequence TTGGGTGAGGATCACGACCCGGAGACGCATGTTATTCCGCTTACGATCGACGCGGTATTGGGGCGGCGTCCGCCACTCGCTTCCTTTGGCACAGATAACGAAATGCCGGATGGAACCTGCATCCGCGACTATGTTCATGTGACGGATCTGGCGGACGTTCATATGCGCGTCATCGACCAGCTTGATCACCGCAGAGTGGGTTACAATGTCGGCACGGGGCGCGGATATTCGGTGATGGAAATCATCGCATCTGTGAGGCGTATTGCCGGGCGCCGTGTGCCGACACTCTTAGCAGAGCGTCGACTTGGTGATCCGGCCATATTGGTCACGGGTGCGGATCTGCTCCGCTCTTAA